Proteins from one Tenrec ecaudatus isolate mTenEca1 chromosome 8, mTenEca1.hap1, whole genome shotgun sequence genomic window:
- the LOC142454288 gene encoding dynein light chain 1, cytoplasmic, with translation MCDRKAVIKNADMSEEMQQDSVECATQALEKYNIEKDIAAHIKKEFDKKYNPTWHCIVGRNFGSYVTHETKHFIYFYLGQVAILLFKSG, from the coding sequence ATGTGCGACCGAAAGGCCGTGATCAAAAATGCCGACATGTCGGAGGAGATGCAACAGGACTCGGTGGAGTGCGCGACTCAGGCGCTGGAGAAATACAACATAGAGAAGGACATTGCGGCCCACATCAAGAAGGAGTTTGACAAGAAGTACAATCCCACTTGGCACTGCATTGTGGGCAGAAACTTTGGTAGTTATGTGACACATGAAACTAAGCACTTCATTTACTTCTACCTGGGCCAAGTGGCCATCCTTCTGTTCAAATCTGGTTAA